A single region of the Brachypodium distachyon strain Bd21 chromosome 3, Brachypodium_distachyon_v3.0, whole genome shotgun sequence genome encodes:
- the LOC100837082 gene encoding uncharacterized protein LOC100837082, with protein sequence MSPSLLLSSSSSASASSSRLLRSAPPLQRRWSLVSFPTRRSRPLRLRLASATTNGSAGAGDGASNLPKNRRDILLEYIRSVQPEFMELFIKRAPTQVVDAMRHTVTNMIGTLPPQFFAVTVTTVAENLAQLMYSVLMTGYMFRNAQYRLELQQSLEQIALPEPKEEKGSEDYAPGTQKKVSGEVIRWNKSTGPEKIDAVKYIELLEAEIDELSRQVARKSSQGSNELLEYLKTLEPQNLKELASSAGEDVVFAMNEFIKRLLAVSDPAQMKTAVSETSGTQLANLLFWLMIVGYSMRNIEVRFDMERVLGAPPSPKIGELPPGPGDNTQTQ encoded by the exons aTGTCCCCATCCCTcctgctctcctcctcctcctctgcttctgcttcttcttctaggTTACTCCGCTCGGCCCCGCCGCTACAGCGCCGTTGGTCTCTCGTCTCCTTCCCcacccgccgcagccggcccctccgcctccgcctggcCAGCGCAACAACCAACGGCTCTGCCGGTGCCGGGGATGGCGCCTCCAATCTG CCAAAGAACCGGAGGGATATTCTCCTGGAATACATAAGAAGTGTCCAGCCAGAATTTATGGAGCTCTTCATAAAAAGAGCTCCGACGCAG GTTGTTGATGCCATGCGCCATACAGTGACTAATATGATTGGGACTCTGCCACCTCAATTTTTTGCTGTAACTGTAACAACG GTTGCTGAAAATCTGGCTCAGCTTATGTACAGTGTTTTGATGACTGGATACATGTTCAGGAATGCACAGTACCGTCTGGAATTGCAACAGAGTTTGGAGCAGATCGCTCTTCCTGAaccgaaagaagaaaag GGTTCAGAAGATTACGCTCCTGGAACCCAGAAAAAGGTAAGTGGGGAAGTGATCCGATGGAACAAGTCCACTGGACCAGAAAAAATTGATGCTGTAAAATATATAGAATTGCTTGAGGCAGAAATCGATGAGCTGAGCCGTCAAGTCGCTAGGAAATCATCTCAAGGAAGCAATGAACTCTTGGAATATCTAAAAACTCTGGAACCTCAAAATTTAAAG GAACTGGCTAGTAGTGCTGGCGAGGACGTTGTATTTGCCATGAATGAATTCATAAAGCGTCTTCTGGCCGTGTCTGACCCTGCACAAATGAAG ACGGCAGTTTCGGAAACAAGCGGTACTCAGCTAGCCAACTTGCTGTTCTGGCTGATGATTGTTGGGTACAGCATGCGCAACATTGAGGTGCGCTTTGACATGGAAAGAGTTCTTGGTGCTCCCCCAAGCCCAAAGATAGGCGAGCTGCCACCGGGTCCTGGAGACAACACGCAAACACAATAG
- the LOC100838594 gene encoding uncharacterized protein LOC100838594 isoform X1 has translation MSGGISSSSSVAMLFLLMLLSPANIHHAAAAAAGGGNPANDLVALINAKRTASKLPPLRNSKGLGCMALQYISHCIVANANSCSATTTTNNNNTVTPPVCQAPDTDITEVYAANCGVELPTVDVISGRLAGCSTDAEADSCLADINMTVIRGKEHTQVGAGFDRARRHHGPFFWCLLFSSGSPNSTFQLEAAGKGITQTHGCFSAPDTLLTCNSNCLTGYASSAALPLLLFLIFLLS, from the exons ATGTCTGGTGGGATCAGCAGCTCCAGCTCGGTCGCCATGCTTTTCCTCTTGATGCTGCTTTCCCCTGCAAACATCCACCATG cagcagcagcagcagcaggaggagggaaCCCAGCAAACGATCTGGTGGCGCTGATAAACGCCAAGCGGACGGCGAGCAAGTTGCCTCCGCTGCGCAACAGCAAGGGCCTGGGCTGCATGGCTCTGCAGTACATCTCCCACTGCATAGTTGCCAATGCCAACTCCTGcagcgccaccaccaccaccaacaacaacaacacggTGACGCCGCCGGTATGCCAAGCACCGGACACCGACATCACCGAGGTCTACGCCGCCAACTGCGGCGTGGAGCTCCCCACCGTGGACGTCATCTCCGGACGCCTCGCCGGCTGCAGCACCGACGCCGAAGCCGACTCTTGTTTAGCTGACATCAACATGACGGTGATCCGTGGCAAGGAGCATACCCAGGTAGGCGCCGGATTCGACAGGGCGCGTCGCCACCATGGCCCCTTCTTCTGGTGCCTCCTCTTCAGCAGCGGCAGCCCCAACTCCACCTTCCAGCTCGAGGCCGCCGGCAAGGGGATCACGCAGACGCACGGCTGCTTCAGCGCTCCAGACACCCTACTCACATGCAACTCCAACTGCCTCACCGGCTATGCTTCTTCAGCTGCTCTGCCtctgctcctcttcctcatcttcctcctctcctag
- the LOC100823893 gene encoding cation/H(+) antiporter 2 yields MAGLMLINGLMLTVLALSGIFHSALRRLGQPSIISHILAGVVVGPTFLGRAVDLRRLGMEDAGRALGDTIYYLRIVFMFFVGLEMDLRYLRHNLRRSLVLACGGSAVCLLLAFLAGPFFFGLLHPGEGPFHPAKLYASTTLLMLVLSSTASPVLIRIVTELKLTASETGQLAIGAAFATDIASLTAISMMVVNPTSFDRDTGKPLPPRIPNADAPSVQLVVFVWLALVVWAAAALAVRAARLLNRVRRGHRYISMYELCGMLLLIVSLSLSAQHLGYSASMAAYIIGLAMPRDGPMARTLVDRLTYPVHQLIMPLCFGAIGARLDFAQIGRFTASQLTAAVTFATLLSVAGKVAGTVLACRMLGSISAQEALVLGFLLNVKGYSDILAINFGDKSGVWGETAQVVLLLSSIVNTFMAGPASAAIVRQQRRAFTYRSHCLQDLRLDHELRVLVCVHGAAGVHAMLTLAELSKGSAPIAVYLLHLIELKTKSKYAITHLYRDPLDAVDKKKDDDDQWGYSREMDQVTAAVHAFTNDTAVPVRQMTAISNLLSMDADVRNAMEDARASLVIVPFHKDRRYDGRMVCRREGRRQLNQRIMHKAPCTVGLLVDRNLPSISGDEANDEDESPLLEQCAFTVAAVFLGGPDDREAVAYATRLAAHPAVSVTVSRFLLPAAEPEPDRRSSFVSAVEEVVLEEVEEEEEESVAADREFMEEMYTRFVEPGHVAYTERYVSNGVETLNSLSSMVGAYSLFVVGKGSGGGAAWTAMTAGMGGLEEEEECSELGPIGELLASDDLLAAGCSCSVLVLQQHTLHRKMKTWRRRHPHSILS; encoded by the exons ATGGCCGGCCTCATGCTCATCAACGGCCTCATGCTCACCGTCCTCGCTCTCTCCGGCATCTTCCACTccgcgctccgccgcctcggccaGCCAAGCATCATCTCCCACATCCTC GCCGGCGTCGTTGTTGGGCCGACGTTTCTAGGCCGCGCGGTGGACCTCCGGCGGCTGGGCATGGAGGACGCCGGCCGCGCGCTGGGCGACACCATCTACTACCTCCGCATCGTCTTCATGTTCTTCGTCGGCCTCGAGATGGACCTCCGCTACCTCCGCCACAACCTCCGCCGCTCCCTCGTGCTGGCCTGCGGCGGCTCCGCCGTCTGCCTCCTGCTGGCCTTCCTCGccgggcccttcttcttcggcCTCCTCCACCCGGGCGAGGGCCCCTTCCACCCGGCCAAGCTGTACGCCTCCACCACGCTCTTGATGCTCGTCCTCTCCAGCACCGCCTCCCCCGTCCTCATCCGCATCGTCACCGAGCTCAAGCTCACCGCCTCCGAGACCGGCCAGCTCGCCATCGGTGCCGCCTTCGCCACCGACATCGCCTCGCTCACCGCCATCAGCATGATGGTCGTCAACCCGACCTCCTTCGACAGAGACACGGGCaagcccctgccgccgcgcatCCCCAACGCGGACGCGCCGTCCGTGCAgctcgtcgtcttcgtctgGCTCGCGCTCGTCGtatgggccgccgccgcgctcgccgtccGCGCCGCCAGGCTGCTCAACCGGGTCAGGCGGGGGCACCGCTACATCAGCATGTACGAGCTGTGCGGCATGCTGCTGCTCATCGTGAGCCTGTCGCTGTCGGCGCAGCACCTGGGCTACAGCGCGTCCATGGCCGCCTACATCATCGGGCTCGCCATGCCGCGGGACGGGCCCATGGCGCGCACGCTCGTGGACCGCCTCACCTACCCGGTCCACCAGCTCATCATGCCGCTCTGCTTCGGCGCCATCGGGGCCAGGCTCGACTTCGCCCAGATCGGCCGCTTCACCGCCTCCCagctcaccgccgccgtcacctTCGCCACGCTGCTCAGCGTCGCCGGCAAGGTCGCCGGCACCGTGCTGGCCTGCCGGATGCTGGGCTCCATCTCGGCGCAGGAGGCGCTCGTGCTGGGCTTCCTGCTCAACGTGAAGGGCTACTCGGACATCCTGGCCATCAACTTCGGCGACAAGAGCGGCGTGTGGGGCGAGACGGCGCAGGTGGTgctgctcctctcctccatcgtcaacaccttcatggccggcccggcctccgccgccatcgtccGCCAGCAGCGCCGCGCCTTCACCTACCGCTCGCACTGCCTCCAGGACCTCAGGCTCGACCACGAGCTCAGAGTGCTGGTCTGCGtgcacggcgccgccggcgtccacgCCATGCTCACCCTGGCCGAGCTCTCCAAGGGCAGCGCTCCCATCGCCGTCTACCTCCTCCACCTCATCGAGCTCAAGACCAAGAGCAAGTACGCCATCACGCACCTGTACAGAGACCCCCTGGATGCCGTGGACAAGAagaaggacgacgacgaccagtGGGGCTACTCCAGGGAGATGGACCAGGTCACGGCCGCCGTCCACGCATTCACCAACGACACCGCCGTGCCCGTGCGGCAGATGACGGCCATCTCCAACCTCTTGTCCATGGACGCCGACGTGCGCAACGCCATGGAGGACGCGCGCGCCTCGCTCGTCATCGTCCCTTTCCACAAGGACCGCCGCTACGACGGACGCATGGTGTGCCGAAGGGAAGGCCGCCGCCAGCTCAACCAGAGGATCATGCACAAGGCGCCCTGCACCGTGGGCTTGCTCGTCGACCGGAACCTCCCCAGCATCTCCGGTGACGAAGCCAACGACGAAGACGAGTCGCCGCTGCTGGAACAGTGCGCGttcacggtggcggcggtgttcCTGGGCGGGCCGGACGACAGGGAGGCGGTGGCGTACGCGACGCGGCTGGCGGCGCATCCGGCGGTGAGCGTCACGGTGTCCAGGTTCCTCCTCCCGGCAGCGGAGCCGGAACCGGACAGGCGGTCGTCCTTCGtgtcggcggtggaggaggtggtcctggaggaggtggaagaagaagaggaggagtcggtggcggcggacaGGGAGTTCATGGAGGAGATGTACACGCGTTTCGTGGAGCCGGGGCACGTGGCCTACACGGAGCGCTACGTCAGCAACGGGGTGGAGACGCTCAACTCGCTCAGCTCCATGGTCGGGGCCTACTCGCTCTTCGTCGTCGGcaagggcagcggcggcggggcggcgtgGACGGCCATGACGGCAGGCATGGGAgggctggaggaggaagaagagtgcTCGGAGCTGGGACCAATCGGGGAGCTCCTGGCGTCGGACGACCTGCTGGCCGCCGGCTGCAGCTGCTCAGTGTTGGTGCTCCAGCAGCACACTCTGCACCGCAAGATGaagacatggcggcggcgccatcccCATTCCATCCTCAGTTGA
- the LOC100838298 gene encoding rac-like GTP-binding protein 5, whose protein sequence is MSASRFIKCVTVGDGAVGKTCLLISYTSNTFPTDYVPTVFDNFSANVVVDGSTVNLGLWDTAGQEDYNRLRPLSYRGADVFLLAFSLISKASYENVSKKWLPELRHYSPGVPIILVGTKLDLREDKQFFIDHPGAVPISTAQGEELKKVIGATAYIECSSKTQQNIKAVFDAAIKVVLQPPKQKKKRRKAQKGCTIL, encoded by the exons ATGAGCGCGTCTCGGTTCATCAAGTGCGTCACGGTGGGGGACGGCGCGGTGGGCAAGACCTGCCTGCTCATCTCCTACACCTCCAACACCTTCCCCACG GATTACGTTCCGACTGTTTTCGATAACTTCAGTGCTAACGTTGTGGTCGACGGGAGCACCGTCAACTTGGGCCTGTGGGATACAGCAG GACAGGAAGACTATAATAGACTGCGCCCACTAAGCTATCGTGGCGCTGATGTATTTCTGCTGGCCTTTTCTCTTATCAGCAAAGCAAGCTATGAGAATGTTTCTAAAAAG tggCTGCCTGAATTAAGGCACTATTCCCCTGGTGtgcccataattcttgttgggACAAAGCTTG ATCTGCGGGAAGACAAGCAGTTTTTCATAGATCACCCTGGTGCGGTTCCTATTTCCACTGCTCAG GGTGAGGAGCTGAAGAAGGTAATTGGTGCCACAGCCTACATCGAGTGCAGCTCGAAAACACAGCAG AACATTAAGGCAGTGTTCGATGCGGCGATTAAGGTGGTCCTCCAGCCTccaaagcaaaagaagaagaggcggaAGGCCCAGAAAGGATGCACCATTCTGTAA
- the LOC100837999 gene encoding SKP1-like protein 1, translating into MSTAAKPKMLALESSDGEQFEVAEEAMGKASAMIRGIIDEGCDDEPIRLPQVKGPVLARVLEYVNRHFADPNDVLAASFHIPNADDPIKRFDDAFVQVDQETLFDLIDAANYLDIQSLLDLTCMTVADQMKGKSLDEIRKHFHIVNDYSKDEEEDVRRENSWAFE; encoded by the exons ATGTCGACGGCGGCCAAGCCCAAGATGCTGGCGCTGGAGAGCAGCGACGGGGAGCAGTTcgaggtggcggaggaggccatggGCAAGGCGTCGGCCATGATCAGGGGCATCATCGACGAGGGCTGCGACGACGAGCCCATCCGCCTTCCGCAGGTCAAGGGCCCCGTCCTCGCCCGCGTGCTCGAGTACGTCAACCGCCACTTCGCCGACCCCAACGACGTCTTGGCCGCCTCCTTCCACATCCCCAACGCCGACGACCCCATCAAGCGATTCGACGACGCCTTCGTCCAGGTCGACCAGGAAACGCTGTTCGACCTCATCGAC GCCGCCAACTACCTGGACATCCAGAGCCTACTGGACCTGACATGCATGACGGTGGCCGACCAGATGAAGGGCAAGTCGCTCGACGAGATCCGCAAGCACTTCCACATCGTCAACGACTACTCcaaggacgaggaggaggatgtcCGCAGAGAAAACTCGTGGGCCTTCGAGTAG
- the LOC100837389 gene encoding ABSCISIC ACID-INSENSITIVE 5-like protein 2: protein MSREEAGGSPGQLSLSSFSSLFSVSSATSTPTPHLPPLPSLSLSIGGGGNDEQPPLSSSSAVNQEEDEQRSVRMMKNRESALRSRARKRAYVQELEKEVSRLVDHNLKLKRQCKQLKTEMAALVQAQQQPSKSPQYRRTPSSSTHL from the exons ATGtcgagggaggaggcggggggcAGCCCGGGGCAGCTGAGCCTCAGCAGCTTCAGCTCCCTCTTCTCCGTCTCCAGCGCCACCAGTACCCCGACTCCAcacctgccgccgctgccatccCTCTCCCtcagcatcggcggcggcggcaacgacgagcagccgccgctctccagcagcagcgccgtcAACCaagaggaggacgagcagCGCAGCGTCCGGATGATGAAGAACAGGGAGTCGGCGCTGCGGTCGAGAGCGAGGAAGAGGGCGTACGTGCAGGAGCTCGAGAAGGAGGTCAGCCGCCTCGTCGACCACAACCTCAAGCTCAAGAGACAGTGCAAGCAG CTCAAGACGGAGATGGCTGCGCTGGTCCAGGCCCAGCAGCAGCCAAGCAAGAGCCCGCAGTACAGAAGAACCCCCTCCTCATCCACTCACTTGTAG
- the LOC100837690 gene encoding epimerase family protein SDR39U1 homolog, chloroplastic, which yields MAMAVGAGFSFFPTRLSLNHPKATATATATVRTRICRCALKAAEMTVSITGATGFIGRRLVQKLLSDDHKVCVLTRSATKAASVFPPSAYPGIRIAELEDWEQCVKGSTAVVNLAGMPISTRWSPQIKREIMQSRINATSKVVDHINNAGADARPSVFVSATAIGYYGTSETNSFDETSPSGNDYLAEVCREWEGRARQVNEEDVRLVLLRIGVVLGKDGGALAKMIPLFMMFAGGPLGTGRQWFSWIHVDDLVDLIYESLKNPAYRGVINGTAPNPVRLSEMCERLGQVMGRPSWLPVPELALKAVLGEGATVVLEGQKVLPVRASQLGFSYRYPYVGDALKAIAKDLVP from the exons atggccatggccgtgggcgccggcttctccttcttccccacCCGCTTAAGCTTAAACCACCCAaaggcgacggcgacggcaacAGCAACGGTGAGGACGAGAATATGCCGCTGCGCCCTCAAGGCTGCTGAGATGACGGTGTCCATCACTGGAGCCACCGGCTTCATTGGACGCAGATTGGTGCAAAAGCTTTTATCCG ATGATCATAAGGTCTGCGTCTTGACACGCTCCGCCACCAAGGCCGCTTCAGTTTTCCCTC CTTCTGCCTATCCGGGAATTAGAATCGCTGAGCTTGAAGACTGGGAGCAGTGTGTCAAGGGTTCCACTGCCGTTGTTAACTTGGCAGGAATGCCAATCAGCACAAGGTGGTCACCTCAA ATTAAGAGGGAAATTATGCAGAGCAGGATCAATGCCACATCCAAG GTTGTGGATCACATCAATAATGCCGGAGCTGACGCTCGGCCCTCTGTCTTTGTGAGTGCCACAGCTATCGGTTACTACG GTACAAGTGAAACCAATAGCTTCGATGAGACAAGCCCATCAGGCAATGACTACCTAGCAGAG GTGTGTAGAGAATGGGAAGGCAGGGCGCGGCAAGTAAATGAGGAGGATGTACGGCTAGTGCTCCTTCGGATAGGAGTTGTTCTTGGCAAGGACGGTGGTGCTCTGGCCAAGATGATCCCCCTTTTCATGATGTTTGCCGGTGGACCTCTGGGCACGGGACGACAATG GTTCTCTTGGATTCATGTGGACGATCTGGTGGATCTCATCTACGAGTCTCTCAAGAACCCGGCGTACAGAGGGGTGATCAATGGCACGGCCCCCAACCCGGTGCGGCTGTCGGAGATGTGTGAGCGCCTGGGGCAAGTGATGGGGCGGCCGTCGTggctgccggtgccggagttgGCGTTGAAAGCCGTGCTGGGCGAAGGCGCCACGGTGGTGTTGGAAGGGCAGAAGGTTCTTCCCGTGAGGGCCAGCCAGCTGGGCTTCTCCTACCGATACCCCTACGTCGGAGACGCTCTCAAGGCCATTGCCAAAGACCTCGTCCCCTGA
- the LOC100824202 gene encoding peroxidase 64: MAPERNQHGSSWAWARPWPSALMLLLVLLALGGVEALSLEHYRQSCPKAEAAVTAAVKQAMSSDHTVPAALLRLHFHDCFVRSCDASVLLDSTSKSKASEKDGAPNASLHALYVIDNAKRAVESLCPAVVSCADIIALAARDAVSLSGGPSWALPLGRKDGRVSLASDAAASLPAPTARFEQLKQAFNARGLSVKDLVALSGAHTLGSAHCSSFQDRIASPALRPSFAKALRRACPANNTDAAAGWAFDSSTPKAKASFDNGYFRMLQSGRGLLTSDEALLTHPKTRAFVALYAASQDEFFRDFVASMLRMSALNDPAGEVRAHCRRRNSS; encoded by the exons ATGGCGCCGGAGCGGAACCAGCACGGCAGCAGTTGGGCCTGGGCTAGGCCATGGCCGTCGGCGTtaatgctgctgctggtacTGCTAGCATTGGGCGGCGTGGAGGCCCTGAGCCTGGAGCACTACCGGCAGAGCTGCCCCAAGGCAGAGGCTgcggtgacggcggcggtgaagcAGGCCATGAGCAGCGACCACACCGTGCCGGCCGCCCTGCTCCGCTTGCATttccacgactgcttcgtCAGG AGCTGCGACGCCTCCGTCCTCCTCGACTCCACCTCCAAGTCCAAAGCGTCGGAGAAGGACGGCGCTCCCAACGCGTCGCTGCACGCCTTGTACGTCATCGACAACGCCAAGCGCGCCGTCGAGTCCCTCTGCCCGGCCGtcgtctcctgcgccgacatCATCGCCCTCGCCGCCAGGGACGCCGTCTCCCTCTCCGGCGGGCCGTCCTGGGCCCTCCCGCTGGGCCGCAAGGACGGCCGGGTCTCCCTCGCCAGCGAcgccgccgcatccctccCGGCCCCCACGGCGCGCTTCGAGCAGCTCAAGCAGGCGTTCAACGCGCGCGGGCTGTCCGTCAAGGACCTGGTGGCGCTCTCCGGCGCCCACACGCTCGGCTCCGCGCACTGCTCCTCCTTCCAGGACCGCATCGCCAGCCCGGCCCTGCGCCCGTCCTTCGCCAAGGCGCTCCGCAGGGCGTGCCCGGCCAACaacacggacgccgccgccggatggGCCTTCGACTCCTCCACGCCCAAGGCCAAGGCCAGCTTCGACAATGGCTACTTCCGGATGCTGCAGAGCGGCCGGGGCCTGCTGACCTCCGACGAGGCGCTGCTCACGCACCCCAAGACGCGCGCGTTCGTGGCGCTGTACGCGGCGTCGCAGGACGAGTTCTTCAGGGACTTCGTCGCCTCCATGCTCAGGATGAGCGCGCTCAACGATCCCGCCGGCGAGGTCCGGGCACACTGCAGGCGACGCAACAGCTCATGA
- the LOC100836773 gene encoding protein ELC-like yields the protein MAPPSPPPPATGAQYAHQFLNTALSQRGPSALPYAEDVKWLIRNHLVALADAFPSLHPKAALFTHNDGRAAHLLQADGTIPIHHGGATYNLPAVIWLPEPYPRSPPLFFLSPTRDMLIKPHHPLVDRSGLVANAPYLRSWVFPSSNLLDLVRSLSHLFGLDPPLFTRSVANPPAPAPAPVPTPPPAASSPAPRQELYSPAPRPYRFPASPQLAARPPPTEDPAEVFRRNAISKLVDTAYADAAALRTAREAEVDTLFAVQAELRARGDMVGDGVRRIAEEKEALERRLQDVMMATDVTEAWVAQNRKGSAAHDTDADGAIQPADALSRQMLDCTATDLALEDTIYALDKAVQDGSVPFDGYLRSVRALAREQFFQRVLCTKVNNAQQQAHVARMAARAPQYAS from the coding sequence ATGGCTcctccttccccgccgccgccggcgaccggcGCGCAGTACGCGCACCAGTTCCTCAACACGGCGCTCTCCCAGCGTGGCCCCTCGGCGTTGCCCTACGCCGAGGACGTCAAGTGGCTCATCCGCAACCACCTGGTGGCCCTCGCCGACGCCTTCCCCTCCCTCCACCCCAAGGCCGCCCTCTTCACCCACAACGacggccgcgccgcccaccTGCTCCAGGCCGATGGCACCATCCCCATCCACCACGGCGGCGCCACCTACAACCTCCCCGCCGTCATCTGGCTCCCCGAGCCCTACCCGCGCTCCCcgcccctcttcttcctctcccccacCCGAGACATGCTCATCAAGCCCCACCACCCCCTCGTCGACCGCTCTGGGCTCGTCGCCAACGCCCCCTACCTCCGCTCCTGGGTCTTCCCTTCCTCCAACCTCCTCGACCTCGTCAGATCCCTCTCCCACCTCTTCGGCCTCGACCCGCCTCTCTTCACCAGATCGGTCGCCAaccctcctgctcctgctcctgctcctgtcCCTacccctcctcctgctgcctcTTCTCCTGCGCCTCGCCAGGAGCTCTATTCTCCTGCCCCTCGTCCCTACAGGTTCCCTGCCTCGCCCCAGCTTGCCGCCCGACCCCCGCCCACAGAGGACCCCGCCGAGGTCTTCAGGCGCAATGCCATATCCAAGCTCGTCGACACGGCCTATGCCGACGCTGCTGCCCTGCGCACTGCACGTGAGGCCGAGGTCGACACCCTCTTTGCTGTGCAGGCTGAGCTGCGTGCCCGGGGGGACATGGTGGGTGATGGGGTGCGCAGgatagctgaagagaaggaGGCTCTCGAGCGCCGTCTTCAGGATGTAATGATGGCCACAGACGTCACCGAGGCATGGGTCGCGCAGAACAGGAAGGGGTCTGCTGCCCACGACACCGACGCTGACGGGGCCATTCAACCGGCGGATGCGCTATCCAGGCAGATGCTCGATTGCACCGCCACTGATTTGGCACTTGAGGACACCATTTACGCGCTCGACAAGGCTGTTCAGGACGGATCCGTGCCATTCGACGGCTACCTCAGGAGTGTGCGCGCTCTCGCACGGGAGCAGTTTTTCCAGCGCGTCCTCTGCACCAAGGTGAACAATGCGCAGCAACAGGCACATGTTGCTCGGATGGCAGCGCGCGCACCACAGTATGCATCCTGA
- the LOC100838594 gene encoding uncharacterized protein LOC100838594 isoform X2: MSGGISSSSSVAMLFLLMLLSPANIHHAAAAAGGGNPANDLVALINAKRTASKLPPLRNSKGLGCMALQYISHCIVANANSCSATTTTNNNNTVTPPVCQAPDTDITEVYAANCGVELPTVDVISGRLAGCSTDAEADSCLADINMTVIRGKEHTQVGAGFDRARRHHGPFFWCLLFSSGSPNSTFQLEAAGKGITQTHGCFSAPDTLLTCNSNCLTGYASSAALPLLLFLIFLLS, translated from the exons ATGTCTGGTGGGATCAGCAGCTCCAGCTCGGTCGCCATGCTTTTCCTCTTGATGCTGCTTTCCCCTGCAAACATCCACCATG cagcagcagcagcaggaggagggaaCCCAGCAAACGATCTGGTGGCGCTGATAAACGCCAAGCGGACGGCGAGCAAGTTGCCTCCGCTGCGCAACAGCAAGGGCCTGGGCTGCATGGCTCTGCAGTACATCTCCCACTGCATAGTTGCCAATGCCAACTCCTGcagcgccaccaccaccaccaacaacaacaacacggTGACGCCGCCGGTATGCCAAGCACCGGACACCGACATCACCGAGGTCTACGCCGCCAACTGCGGCGTGGAGCTCCCCACCGTGGACGTCATCTCCGGACGCCTCGCCGGCTGCAGCACCGACGCCGAAGCCGACTCTTGTTTAGCTGACATCAACATGACGGTGATCCGTGGCAAGGAGCATACCCAGGTAGGCGCCGGATTCGACAGGGCGCGTCGCCACCATGGCCCCTTCTTCTGGTGCCTCCTCTTCAGCAGCGGCAGCCCCAACTCCACCTTCCAGCTCGAGGCCGCCGGCAAGGGGATCACGCAGACGCACGGCTGCTTCAGCGCTCCAGACACCCTACTCACATGCAACTCCAACTGCCTCACCGGCTATGCTTCTTCAGCTGCTCTGCCtctgctcctcttcctcatcttcctcctctcctag